A stretch of Arthrobacter sp. NEB 688 DNA encodes these proteins:
- a CDS encoding ABC transporter substrate-binding protein produces the protein MRGTARTVAVAAMSAVALLAAGCGSGDSSGDQSSAAGGKTGGEITVRGCNPQNPLVPSNTTETCGGNVIDAIFSKLVHYNAETAKPENDLAESIDTTDNQNFTVKLKQGRKFHDGTEIKAKNFVDAWNYAAYAPNGQSSGYFMEPIEGYGDLQCTGAGDDPCAGDGKAKSDKLTGLVAVDDYTFTIKTTEKVSNLPVRLGYSAFAPLPDAFFSDPKAFGDKPIGSGPYKLDAWNKEQSIVLSKFADYTGDFGGKVDKITFKIYTESDSAYNDVIGNNLDITDEIPTSALIDDKYKSDLPDRNAQKETGVIQTVTFAPTKVDPNYADPKIRQAISMAIDRDTIIKQIFNNTRVPATGWVSPVVDGYKADQCGEYCTYDPAKAKALLQEAGGFKGDKITLSYNADAAHKDWTEATCNSIKQALGVDCVATGVVDFATFRTEITERKMKGMFRTGWQMDYPSIENFLAPIFKTGASSNDGDYSNPEFDKLLTDAAASTDEAEANGLYQQAEALLAQDMPAIPMWYGKTTMGWSDKVTGVKITAFGTIDFSSVALK, from the coding sequence ATGCGAGGAACTGCTCGCACGGTCGCCGTTGCGGCCATGTCCGCCGTCGCTCTTCTCGCTGCCGGTTGCGGCAGCGGGGACAGCAGCGGCGACCAGAGCTCGGCGGCCGGCGGCAAGACGGGCGGCGAGATCACCGTCCGCGGCTGCAACCCGCAGAACCCTCTCGTCCCGAGCAACACGACCGAGACCTGCGGTGGCAACGTCATCGACGCCATCTTCTCGAAGCTCGTGCACTACAACGCCGAGACGGCCAAGCCGGAGAACGACCTCGCGGAGTCCATCGACACGACGGACAACCAGAACTTCACGGTCAAGCTGAAGCAGGGCCGCAAGTTCCACGACGGCACCGAGATCAAGGCCAAGAACTTCGTCGACGCCTGGAACTACGCCGCGTACGCCCCGAACGGCCAGTCCTCGGGCTACTTCATGGAGCCCATCGAGGGCTACGGCGACCTGCAGTGCACCGGCGCCGGTGACGACCCCTGCGCCGGCGACGGCAAGGCCAAGAGCGACAAGCTGACCGGTCTCGTCGCGGTCGACGACTACACCTTCACGATCAAGACGACCGAGAAGGTCTCGAACCTCCCGGTCCGCCTCGGCTACTCGGCGTTCGCGCCGCTCCCCGACGCCTTCTTCTCGGACCCCAAGGCCTTCGGTGACAAGCCGATCGGCTCGGGCCCGTACAAGCTGGACGCCTGGAACAAGGAGCAGTCGATCGTCCTGTCCAAGTTCGCCGACTACACCGGTGACTTCGGCGGCAAGGTCGACAAGATCACCTTCAAGATCTACACCGAGTCCGACTCGGCGTACAACGACGTCATCGGCAACAACCTGGACATCACGGACGAGATCCCGACCAGCGCGCTGATCGACGACAAGTACAAGTCCGACCTCCCGGACCGCAACGCGCAGAAGGAGACCGGCGTCATCCAGACGGTCACCTTCGCGCCGACCAAGGTCGACCCGAACTACGCGGACCCGAAGATCCGTCAGGCGATCTCCATGGCGATCGACCGCGACACGATCATCAAGCAGATCTTCAACAACACCCGCGTCCCCGCGACCGGCTGGGTCTCCCCGGTCGTCGACGGCTACAAGGCCGACCAGTGCGGTGAGTACTGCACGTACGACCCGGCCAAGGCCAAGGCCCTCCTCCAGGAGGCCGGCGGCTTCAAGGGCGACAAGATCACCCTCTCCTACAACGCGGACGCCGCGCACAAGGACTGGACCGAGGCCACCTGCAACAGCATCAAGCAGGCCCTGGGCGTCGACTGCGTCGCCACCGGTGTCGTCGACTTCGCGACCTTCCGCACGGAGATCACCGAGCGCAAGATGAAGGGCATGTTCCGCACCGGCTGGCAGATGGACTACCCGTCGATCGAGAACTTCCTCGCCCCGATCTTCAAGACCGGCGCGTCCTCCAACGACGGTGACTACTCCAACCCGGAGTTCGACAAGCTGCTCACCGATGCGGCCGCGTCGACCGACGAGGCGGAGGCCAACGGTCTCTACCAGCAGGCCGAGGCGCTCCTCGCGCAGGACATGCCGGCCATCCCGATGTGGTACGGCAAGACCACCATGGGCTGGTCCGACAAGGTCACCGGTGTGAAGATCACCGCCTTCGGCACGATCGACTTCTCGTCGGTCGCCCTGAAGTGA
- a CDS encoding ABC transporter permease, whose product MGTYIVRRILQMIPVILGATFLIFAMVFALPGDPVAGKCGERPCSAAYRAAFIEKYNLDDPLPVQYGKYVINLAKGDLGTTSSDIPVADQLKLRVPVTAKLAFMAILIEAVIGILAGVVTGIRKGGFLDNLVLVSTLVLISIPIFVIGNVAQLYLGVKFGLFPVTVTSANPSFYELLLPALVLGSLSVAYVARLMRTNLVENLRSDYVRTAISKGLTKRRAYGLHALRNSLIPVVTFIGFDFGALLGGAVVTEGIFNIPGVGGYIFRAIRVRDGASVVGSVTFLVIVYLIVNLLVDLLYGLLDPRISHD is encoded by the coding sequence GTGGGCACCTACATCGTCCGGCGGATCCTGCAGATGATCCCCGTGATCCTGGGAGCGACGTTCCTCATCTTCGCGATGGTCTTCGCCCTACCCGGCGACCCCGTCGCGGGCAAGTGCGGTGAGCGCCCCTGCTCGGCGGCCTACCGCGCGGCCTTCATCGAGAAGTACAACCTCGACGACCCGCTGCCCGTCCAGTACGGCAAGTACGTCATCAACCTGGCGAAGGGGGATCTCGGGACGACCTCCAGCGACATCCCCGTCGCCGACCAGCTCAAGCTGCGCGTCCCCGTCACCGCCAAGCTCGCCTTCATGGCGATCCTCATCGAGGCGGTGATCGGCATCCTCGCCGGCGTGGTGACAGGGATCAGGAAGGGAGGCTTCCTCGACAACCTGGTCCTCGTCTCGACCCTCGTCCTCATCTCGATCCCGATCTTCGTCATCGGCAACGTCGCCCAGCTCTACCTGGGCGTCAAGTTCGGGCTCTTCCCGGTCACGGTGACGTCGGCGAACCCCTCCTTCTACGAGCTGCTCCTGCCGGCCCTCGTGCTCGGCTCGCTGTCGGTCGCCTACGTCGCGCGGCTCATGCGGACCAACCTCGTCGAGAACCTGCGCTCGGACTACGTGCGCACGGCGATCTCCAAGGGCCTGACGAAGCGCCGGGCCTACGGCCTGCACGCGCTGCGCAACTCGCTCATCCCCGTCGTCACCTTCATCGGGTTCGACTTCGGGGCCCTCCTCGGCGGCGCCGTCGTCACCGAGGGCATCTTCAACATCCCCGGCGTCGGCGGGTACATCTTCCGCGCGATCCGGGTGCGGGACGGCGCGTCGGTCGTGGGGTCGGTGACGTTCCTCGTCATCGTCTACCTCATCGTCAACCTGCTCGTCGACCTGCTGTACGGACTGCTCGACCCGAGGATCAGCCATGACTGA
- a CDS encoding ABC transporter permease — MTEAAVAETTPTAPADGGDTGPARSLASDAWRTMRGNPLFWVASVLIVIFTLMAVFPSLFTSTNPTEAVLADARVRPNADAWFGRDIQGYDIYARCIYGARASILVGLLTTVFTTLVGGIVGVFAGYVGGWTDTILSRLGDVFFAIPLLLGAVIVLVTLPPTDNYFYIVLKVVLALVVLGWPSMARLMRSSVIQVKPNDYVQAARALGASPWRVVRSHIVPNALAPMIVVATINLGAYISAEATLSYLGIGLQPPTVSWGVDISAAVVGMRTTPHMLFFPSLFLSLTVLAFIMLGDVVRDALDPKNR; from the coding sequence ATGACTGAGGCCGCTGTCGCCGAAACCACGCCCACCGCCCCCGCCGACGGAGGGGACACGGGCCCGGCCCGCTCGCTCGCCTCGGACGCCTGGCGCACGATGCGCGGCAACCCCCTCTTCTGGGTGGCGTCCGTGCTCATCGTCATCTTCACGCTGATGGCCGTCTTCCCGAGCCTGTTCACGAGCACCAACCCCACCGAGGCGGTCCTGGCCGACGCCCGCGTCCGGCCCAACGCCGACGCGTGGTTCGGCCGCGACATCCAGGGCTACGACATCTACGCCCGCTGCATCTACGGGGCCCGGGCGTCGATCCTCGTCGGGCTCCTGACGACCGTCTTCACGACGCTCGTCGGCGGCATCGTCGGCGTCTTCGCCGGCTACGTGGGCGGCTGGACCGACACGATCCTCTCGCGGCTCGGTGACGTCTTCTTCGCCATCCCGCTGCTGCTCGGTGCGGTCATCGTGCTCGTCACGCTGCCGCCGACGGACAACTACTTCTACATCGTCCTCAAGGTCGTGCTGGCCCTCGTCGTCCTCGGCTGGCCGAGCATGGCGCGCCTCATGCGCTCGAGCGTCATCCAGGTCAAGCCGAACGACTACGTGCAGGCGGCGCGGGCCCTGGGCGCGAGCCCGTGGCGCGTCGTGCGCTCGCACATCGTCCCCAACGCCCTCGCCCCGATGATCGTCGTCGCGACGATCAACCTCGGTGCGTACATCTCGGCGGAGGCGACCCTGTCCTACCTGGGCATCGGCCTGCAGCCGCCGACCGTCTCCTGGGGTGTCGACATCAGCGCCGCGGTCGTGGGCATGCGCACCACGCCGCACATGCTGTTCTTCCCCAGCCTGTTCCTGTCCCTCACGGTCCTCGCGTTCATCATGCTCGGTGACGTGGTCCGTGACGCCCTCGACCCGAAGAACCGGTGA
- a CDS encoding ABC transporter ATP-binding protein, whose translation MSTDTTTSGHTYTPKDGVLLEVDDLFVEFHTRDGVATAINGVSFELHQGESLAILGESGSGKSVTAQAIMGILDMPPAVIPQGHIRYCGEDLLTMPEEQRRKTRGPEVSMIFQDALSSLNPVFPVGWQIAEMFRVHRGTNKSDALEQAVRLMERVQIPAARDRVKAYPHQFSGGMRQRIMIAMAIALDPAVLIADEPTTALDVTVQAQIMALLEELQEERQMGLILITHDLGVVADVADRIAVMYSGRLVEKAEVLDLYASPAHPYTRGLLESIPRLDQKGQTLAAIGGLPPNLMRIPPGCPFNPRCRMAQDVCRTERPALREVAPGRLSACHFAEEVIDA comes from the coding sequence ATGAGCACCGACACCACGACCTCGGGGCACACCTACACCCCGAAGGACGGCGTCCTCCTGGAGGTCGACGACCTCTTCGTCGAGTTCCACACCCGCGACGGGGTGGCCACGGCCATCAACGGCGTCTCGTTCGAGCTGCACCAGGGCGAGTCGCTCGCCATCCTCGGTGAGTCCGGCTCGGGCAAGTCCGTCACCGCGCAGGCGATCATGGGCATCCTCGACATGCCGCCGGCGGTCATCCCGCAGGGGCACATCCGCTACTGCGGCGAGGACCTGCTGACGATGCCGGAGGAGCAGCGTCGCAAGACGCGCGGCCCGGAGGTCTCCATGATCTTCCAGGACGCCCTCTCCTCGCTCAACCCCGTCTTCCCGGTGGGGTGGCAGATCGCCGAGATGTTCCGCGTGCACCGCGGGACCAACAAGAGCGACGCGCTCGAGCAGGCCGTGCGCCTCATGGAGCGGGTGCAGATCCCGGCCGCCCGCGACCGGGTCAAGGCCTACCCGCACCAGTTCTCGGGCGGCATGCGCCAGCGCATCATGATCGCGATGGCCATCGCGCTCGACCCGGCGGTGCTCATCGCCGACGAGCCGACGACCGCCCTCGACGTCACCGTCCAAGCGCAGATCATGGCCCTGCTCGAGGAGCTGCAGGAGGAGCGCCAGATGGGGCTCATCCTCATCACGCACGACCTCGGCGTCGTCGCCGACGTCGCCGACCGGATCGCCGTCATGTACTCGGGGCGCCTCGTCGAGAAGGCCGAGGTCCTCGACCTCTACGCCTCGCCGGCGCACCCCTACACGCGCGGTCTGCTCGAGTCGATCCCGCGCCTGGACCAGAAGGGCCAGACCCTCGCGGCGATCGGTGGCCTCCCGCCGAACCTCATGCGCATCCCGCCGGGGTGCCCGTTCAACCCGCGCTGCCGGATGGCGCAGGACGTCTGCCGCACCGAGCGTCCCGCGCTGCGCGAGGTCGCCCCCGGCCGGCTGTCCGCCTGCCACTTCGCCGAGGAGGTCATCGATGCCTGA
- a CDS encoding dipeptide ABC transporter ATP-binding protein — protein sequence MPEVVLSANNLVKHYPIKKGVLRRTVGHVKAVDGVSFDLHKGETLGIVGESGCGKSTLGRLLMRLEEPTAGSVQFGGQDWSGASARETRRLRRDIQIVFQDPYTSLNPRMTVGDIIGEPLEIHPDVVPKGGRRQRVQELLDLVGLNPEHINRYPHQFSGGQRQRIGIARGIALNPKVLICDEPVSALDVSVQAQVVNLMEKLQDELGLAYVFIAHDLSVVRHISDRVGVMYLGRMAELGEEDEVYSRPTHPYTQALLSAVPVPDPTLRGKREQIVLVGDVPSPANPPSGCRFHTRCWKAQDLCSQEEPQLEVREDGSGGHLSACHFAEPRLIVETVDVSDLEPDARFVSSETDDLVDVGSGLGQDDSLAPDDRSTVERSAVSDPQAPVDTSRVVQDTDDQQR from the coding sequence ATGCCTGAGGTCGTCCTCAGCGCCAACAACCTGGTCAAGCACTACCCGATCAAGAAGGGTGTGCTGCGCCGCACGGTCGGCCACGTCAAGGCCGTCGACGGGGTCAGCTTCGACCTGCACAAGGGCGAGACCCTCGGGATCGTCGGGGAGTCCGGCTGTGGCAAGTCCACGCTCGGCCGGCTGCTCATGCGCCTCGAGGAGCCGACCGCCGGCTCCGTGCAGTTCGGCGGCCAGGACTGGTCCGGGGCCTCGGCCCGCGAGACCCGCCGCCTGCGTCGCGACATCCAGATCGTGTTCCAGGACCCGTACACCTCGCTCAACCCGCGGATGACGGTCGGCGACATCATCGGCGAGCCGCTCGAGATCCACCCCGACGTCGTCCCCAAGGGCGGTCGCCGGCAGCGGGTCCAGGAGCTGCTCGACCTCGTCGGCCTCAACCCGGAGCACATCAACCGCTACCCGCACCAGTTCTCCGGCGGTCAGCGCCAGCGCATCGGGATCGCGCGCGGCATCGCGCTCAACCCCAAGGTGCTCATCTGCGACGAGCCGGTCTCCGCGCTCGACGTGTCGGTGCAGGCGCAGGTCGTCAACCTCATGGAGAAGCTGCAGGACGAGCTCGGCCTGGCGTACGTGTTCATCGCGCACGACCTGTCCGTCGTCCGGCACATCTCGGACCGCGTCGGGGTCATGTACCTCGGGCGGATGGCCGAGCTCGGCGAGGAGGACGAGGTGTACTCGCGTCCGACGCACCCGTACACCCAGGCCCTCCTGTCCGCCGTCCCCGTGCCGGACCCGACCCTGCGCGGCAAGCGCGAGCAGATCGTGCTCGTCGGCGACGTGCCCTCGCCGGCGAACCCGCCGTCGGGGTGCCGGTTCCACACCCGGTGCTGGAAGGCGCAGGACCTCTGCAGCCAGGAGGAGCCCCAGCTCGAGGTCCGCGAGGACGGCAGCGGAGGCCACCTGTCGGCGTGCCACTTCGCCGAGCCGCGGCTCATCGTCGAGACCGTCGACGTCTCCGACCTCGAGCCCGACGCGCGGTTCGTCAGCAGCGAGACCGACGACCTCGTCGACGTGGGTTCCGGTCTCGGGCAGGACGACTCGCTGGCCCCCGACGACCGCTCCACGGTCGAGCGGTCGGCGGTCTCCGACCCGCAGGCGCCGGTCGACACCAGCCGCGTCGTCCAGGACACGGACGACCAGCAGCGCTGA
- the rsgA gene encoding ribosome small subunit-dependent GTPase A: MVRSSRDYDESDVRIRPNRRGSRPRTKDRPKHEDAVVGRVLGVDRGRYRVRVTTPDGHHDLVAMRARELGRKGIVVGDEVHLVGDTTGAEGSLARIVRVGPRVTLLRRTADDTDPVERVLVANADQLVVVSALTNPEPRPRLIDRCLVAAYDAGMEPLLVLTKADLTDPAPFLEQYAPLSVRHVVTSRTADGIDGLEAVLDVLRGRVSVLVGHSGVGKSTLVNALVPDALRAVGVVNDVTGRGRHTSTSAVALPLPDDDGWVVDTPGVRSFGLAHVDPTRIVHHFPDLEPGTDGCPRGCTHDEEECALDAFVASGGAGPAGPSRLDSLRRLLRTRTAAGEE, from the coding sequence ATGGTGAGGTCGAGCCGGGACTACGACGAGTCCGACGTGAGGATCCGTCCCAACCGCCGCGGGTCGAGGCCGCGCACGAAGGACCGCCCGAAGCACGAGGACGCCGTCGTCGGCCGCGTCCTCGGGGTCGACCGGGGTCGCTACCGCGTCCGGGTCACCACGCCGGACGGCCACCACGACCTCGTCGCGATGCGGGCGCGCGAGCTCGGGCGCAAGGGCATCGTCGTCGGTGACGAGGTCCACCTCGTCGGCGACACCACCGGGGCCGAGGGCTCGTTGGCCCGCATCGTCCGGGTCGGCCCGCGGGTCACCCTCCTGCGCCGCACCGCCGACGACACCGACCCGGTCGAGCGGGTGCTCGTCGCCAACGCCGACCAGCTCGTCGTCGTCTCGGCCCTGACCAACCCCGAGCCGCGCCCGCGCCTCATCGACCGCTGCCTCGTCGCCGCCTACGACGCCGGGATGGAGCCGCTGCTCGTCCTGACCAAGGCCGACCTCACCGACCCCGCGCCCTTCCTCGAGCAGTACGCGCCGCTCTCGGTGCGGCACGTCGTCACCTCCCGCACCGCCGACGGCATCGACGGCCTCGAGGCGGTCCTCGACGTCCTGCGCGGGCGGGTCAGCGTCCTCGTCGGCCACTCGGGGGTCGGCAAGTCGACGCTCGTCAACGCGCTCGTCCCCGACGCGCTGCGCGCGGTCGGTGTCGTCAACGACGTGACCGGCCGGGGTCGACACACCTCGACCTCGGCGGTGGCGCTCCCCCTGCCCGACGACGACGGGTGGGTCGTCGACACCCCGGGCGTGCGGTCCTTCGGGCTGGCGCACGTCGACCCCACCCGGATCGTGCACCACTTCCCCGACCTCGAGCCCGGCACCGACGGGTGCCCGCGGGGCTGCACCCACGACGAGGAGGAGTGCGCCCTCGACGCGTTCGTCGCGAGCGGCGGCGCCGGGCCGGCCGGCCCCTCCCGCCTCGACTCGCTCCGGCGCCTCCTGCGCACGCGGACGGCCGCCGGCGAGGAGTGA
- the aroA gene encoding 3-phosphoshikimate 1-carboxyvinyltransferase: MPSPDWPAPTAGAPVDARVVLPGSKSLTNRYLVLAALAGDVSRLRAPLRSRDTLLMAGALRTLGVAVDDVDDGDWLVTPAALTGGGSVDCGLSGNVMRFVPPLAGLAVGATRFDGDEAARHRPMAPVLDGLRALGVEVEDGGRGVLPFTVRGTGTIRGGDVTIDASASSQFLSGLLLSAPRYEQGVTVRHVGGTLPSLPHIEMTVETLRDAGVVVDDGDPDTWRVEPSEVNALDVQVEPDLSNAAQFLAAALVTGGTVHVPGWPQYTTQGGDFVREVLDMMGAEVVLDRSGLTVSGTGGILGVDVDLHGSSELTPVVAAVAALAEGPSVIRGVAHIRGHETDRLAALRTELTDVGAEVTETDDGLRIVPKPLHGNRFRTYADHRMVMAAAVLGLAVPGIVIEDVGTVGKTMPEFTTLWERMLDERVPADA, from the coding sequence ATGCCTTCTCCTGACTGGCCCGCTCCGACCGCCGGGGCCCCGGTCGACGCCCGCGTCGTCCTCCCCGGCAGCAAGTCCCTCACCAACCGCTACCTCGTCCTCGCGGCCCTGGCCGGCGACGTCTCCCGGCTGCGGGCGCCGCTGCGCTCGCGTGACACGCTGCTCATGGCGGGCGCCCTGCGCACGCTCGGCGTCGCGGTCGACGACGTCGACGACGGCGACTGGCTCGTCACGCCGGCGGCCCTGACCGGCGGCGGCAGCGTCGACTGCGGCCTGTCCGGCAACGTCATGCGCTTCGTCCCGCCGCTCGCGGGCCTCGCGGTCGGCGCCACCCGCTTCGACGGCGACGAGGCCGCCCGGCACCGCCCGATGGCCCCCGTCCTCGACGGGCTGCGCGCCCTCGGGGTCGAGGTCGAGGACGGTGGCCGCGGTGTGCTGCCCTTCACGGTGCGGGGCACCGGCACGATCCGTGGCGGGGACGTGACGATCGACGCCTCGGCCTCCTCGCAGTTCCTCTCCGGGCTCCTGCTGTCGGCCCCGCGCTACGAGCAGGGCGTCACGGTGCGCCACGTCGGCGGGACGCTGCCGAGCCTGCCGCACATCGAGATGACGGTCGAGACCCTGCGCGACGCCGGGGTCGTCGTCGACGACGGCGACCCCGACACCTGGCGCGTCGAGCCGAGCGAGGTCAACGCGCTCGACGTCCAGGTCGAGCCGGACCTCTCGAACGCCGCCCAGTTCCTCGCGGCGGCCCTCGTGACCGGCGGCACGGTGCACGTCCCCGGCTGGCCGCAGTACACGACCCAGGGCGGCGACTTCGTCCGCGAGGTCCTCGACATGATGGGCGCCGAGGTCGTCCTCGACCGCTCGGGGCTGACCGTGTCCGGCACCGGCGGCATCCTCGGCGTCGACGTCGACCTCCACGGGTCCAGCGAGCTGACCCCGGTCGTCGCGGCCGTCGCCGCGCTCGCCGAGGGGCCGAGCGTCATCCGCGGCGTCGCCCACATCCGCGGGCACGAGACCGACCGCCTCGCCGCCCTGCGCACCGAGCTGACCGACGTCGGCGCCGAGGTCACCGAGACCGACGACGGCCTGCGCATCGTCCCGAAGCCGCTGCACGGCAACCGGTTCCGGACGTACGCCGACCACCGGATGGTCATGGCCGCCGCCGTCCTCGGGCTCGCGGTCCCGGGCATCGTCATCGAGGACGTCGGGACCGTCGGCAAGACGATGCCCGAGTTCACGACGCTCTGGGAGCGGATGCTCGACGAGCGGGTCCCCGCGGACGCCTGA
- a CDS encoding DoxX family protein — MSLVRRIARPLLASMFVVGGTDQLKHPSAKSASARPLVEKVAPRLGLPDDTELLVRANGIVMVGAGTMLALGKLPRLSAAVLAASLVPTTLAGHAYWREEDPATRAQQRVHLLKNLGLLGGLLLAAVDTDGRPGLAYRAHLANESVHRATRTTRREVRHAARTATTEAKLKAAQAQHAFS, encoded by the coding sequence ATGTCCTTGGTCCGACGCATCGCCCGACCCCTGCTCGCGTCGATGTTCGTCGTGGGTGGCACCGACCAGCTCAAGCACCCGTCGGCGAAGTCCGCCTCGGCACGCCCGCTCGTCGAGAAGGTCGCCCCGCGGCTCGGGCTCCCCGACGACACCGAGCTCCTCGTGCGGGCCAACGGGATCGTCATGGTCGGCGCCGGGACGATGCTGGCCCTCGGCAAGCTGCCCCGCCTCTCGGCGGCCGTGCTCGCGGCCTCCCTCGTGCCCACCACGCTCGCGGGGCACGCGTACTGGCGCGAGGAGGACCCCGCGACCCGCGCCCAGCAGCGCGTCCACCTGCTGAAGAACCTCGGCCTCCTCGGCGGCCTGCTCCTCGCCGCCGTCGACACCGACGGCCGCCCGGGGCTGGCCTACCGCGCCCACCTCGCGAACGAGAGCGTCCACCGCGCGACCCGGACCACCCGGCGCGAGGTGCGGCACGCGGCGCGGACCGCCACCACCGAGGCGAAGCTGAAGGCGGCCCAGGCGCAGCATGCCTTCTCCTGA
- a CDS encoding SOS response-associated peptidase: MCGRYAATANPDELVLEFEVEEDRTGEPGRSVLVNPQQPPPGTPDHNVAPTKQAPVVLSRPPREDRDAAARRQLRLLTWGLVPSWSKDVKGGVRMINARVESVAQKPAFARALAARRCLVPARGWYEWQASPTATDAKGKPRKQPFFTSRADGGSVAMAGLYELWRDPAVTDPGDPLAWLSTFTVLTGAAEPGLDRIHDRQPVVLEPGEWARWLDPRVPAADVADLLLPRAPGRFTAHPVSRAVSSSRSNGPALLEPAPLEELVGVVDPMTGEVVGGTGA, translated from the coding sequence ATGTGTGGGCGCTACGCGGCGACGGCGAACCCCGACGAGCTCGTCCTCGAGTTCGAGGTCGAGGAGGACCGGACCGGCGAGCCCGGGCGCAGCGTGCTCGTCAACCCGCAGCAGCCACCACCGGGGACGCCGGACCACAACGTGGCGCCGACCAAGCAGGCCCCGGTCGTCCTGAGCCGCCCCCCGCGCGAGGACCGCGACGCCGCCGCCCGCCGCCAGCTGCGCCTCCTCACGTGGGGACTGGTGCCCAGCTGGTCGAAGGACGTCAAGGGCGGGGTCCGGATGATCAACGCCCGCGTCGAGTCGGTCGCGCAGAAGCCCGCGTTCGCCCGCGCGCTCGCCGCCCGCCGCTGCCTCGTCCCCGCCCGGGGCTGGTACGAGTGGCAGGCCTCGCCGACCGCGACGGACGCCAAGGGGAAGCCGCGCAAGCAGCCGTTCTTCACCTCGCGCGCCGACGGCGGGAGCGTCGCGATGGCGGGCCTCTACGAGCTCTGGCGGGACCCGGCCGTCACCGACCCGGGCGACCCGCTCGCCTGGCTGAGCACGTTCACGGTCCTGACCGGCGCCGCCGAGCCCGGCCTGGACCGCATCCACGACCGCCAGCCGGTCGTGCTCGAACCGGGGGAGTGGGCGCGCTGGCTGGACCCCCGCGTCCCCGCCGCGGACGTCGCGGACCTCCTGCTCCCGCGGGCGCCCGGTCGCTTCACGGCCCACCCGGTCTCGCGCGCCGTCAGCAGCAGCCGGTCCAACGGCCCGGCGCTCCTCGAGCCGGCCCCGCTCGAGGAGCTCGTCGGGGTGGTCGACCCGATGACGGGTGAGGTCGTCGGCGGGACCGGGGCGTGA
- a CDS encoding alpha/beta family hydrolase, with amino-acid sequence MSERLHATPAGPARSTTTEPPGADVGTLVLGHGAGGLRWTDDVTAVRDAAVADGWRVALVDQPWRVAGKRIGPAPATLDLAWAAVLADLAPGGVLVVGGRSAGARVACRTAADVGAAAVLALSFPLHPPGRPERSRAEELARPASAGLAVHVVQGSTDPFGTPAEVRAVLPAGASLAEVAGPHSLERSARAVAAAALTALGTLGG; translated from the coding sequence GTGAGCGAGCGGCTGCACGCGACGCCCGCCGGCCCGGCCCGGAGCACGACCACCGAGCCGCCCGGTGCGGACGTCGGGACCTTGGTCCTCGGCCACGGCGCCGGGGGGCTGCGGTGGACCGACGACGTGACCGCCGTCCGCGACGCCGCGGTGGCGGACGGGTGGCGGGTCGCGCTCGTCGACCAGCCCTGGCGGGTGGCGGGCAAGCGCATCGGGCCGGCCCCCGCGACGCTCGACCTCGCCTGGGCCGCCGTCCTCGCCGACCTCGCGCCCGGCGGCGTGCTCGTCGTGGGCGGCCGCAGCGCCGGGGCGCGCGTTGCGTGCCGCACGGCCGCCGACGTCGGGGCCGCCGCGGTGCTGGCGCTCTCCTTCCCCCTGCACCCGCCGGGGCGCCCGGAGCGCTCGCGGGCCGAGGAGCTCGCCCGGCCGGCGTCCGCCGGCCTCGCCGTCCACGTCGTCCAGGGCTCGACCGACCCGTTCGGCACCCCGGCGGAGGTGCGGGCCGTCCTGCCGGCGGGCGCGTCCCTCGCCGAGGTCGCCGGGCCGCACTCGCTCGAGCGCTCCGCCCGGGCCGTGGCGGCCGCGGCGCTGACCGCCCTCGGGACGCTCGGGGGATGA